ACATAAAGAAGCAAGAAACAGATAAAGCAAAGctagaagaagatgaaacaTTAAACCATGTggtaattgaaaagaaaattaaaaaatttgaaagaggatgtatttcaaatttcaaagcaCATAATTATGGGATTCATATGCTTTCTATGAAGGTACTTGATTATGAAAATGAGGTTGTACACCTTAAGGAATTGCTTGCAAAAGAAAAGGTTTATGAAGCTTTTCATTAATTACAAGTATGTCtttgagtgaaaaaagaaaatttctaattaaGGAAGAGTGTTGAAGATTAATCTGCATTTtctaaattcatatatttaggAAATTAAAGAGTCAACTTCATTAATTAAGGTCATGTAATTTGGACTTGAAGAGTCACCTTGATATGAAAAGTCACATTGATTTAAagaatcatattaatttaaagtgTCATCTTGTAcctataaataatttgtttgtaataTGAATCAAAATTTACATTCTTCCTCATAAACACTTGTATATTCTAGAATCTCTCTCCTCCATGACACCATTTATTATGCATCTTCTCCCCATCATATCATTGTAGGAACTCGAATGTCTATTCAGGTAAATAACgcattttgttttcattggCAATATAATTAGTCAGAAGATAATTGTCAAGTAATGATTGTTATTTAGATTTAAAGGAAAGGGGAAAATGTTTGCAAGAAGATCAACAAAATTTATCCAATAACATTCTCTGGTCAAAAAGACAACAAAATAGATTGATATTGCCCTGTTATTGTTCTCTGATCTAATTTGCTAGGCTTTCTATCTGGTTTATCAAATCATTAAGCAAGCAACataatattatcaaagaaagCAAGTACTAACAATCTAGTTACACCTTATTTCTATGGGACTCCACAAAGTGCTATTAGAATGCTTTCATCCCAAAAGGTTAGCCACTTTACTCAATTTCCAATCAATACTCAACTCAATTCCCAATCAAAAATAGATTCCACCACTACTCACAACAATCCACACTCCTTGCAATCACGCAACCAAACTTTTTCTAGCTAATGTGAGATTCCTAATGACCCCCTTGTAATCACACATTGGGACACCCACACTCTCGCAACCACCATACACAAACCATCAAACCTAAATGGGCCTTTGACGGTGAGCAAAATTAGAGATGGAAATGATTGTATACTCTTGGAAATGATTGTATTATCTTGAATTGCCTCCCCCAAAGTGGTAGTGAATTGCCTCCCCCAAAGTGGTAGTGGGCCTCTCTCACCCCCATAAACTAGCTAAAGGAAGAGGTTTTCTCTCACAATTATACATGCACATCCAACTCAAATCCAAACCAATATGAGATTTCTAAAAATTACCTCTACCTTCCATTATGCCTCTAGCTAGCTCATGTCTAATTAACTATGCCTaagtcaaaaaattatatatcagtTTAACTTAACTAAGCTTTGAATTCAAGTGCACCGTTAAAAGGAAAGGCCTTTCTTACTATTTTtactaaaagaaaaacaatattggCTTTCAGGCATCCGAGTTCTCGGAATTAGAAACAAACGAAACTAATATTCCTCCAGGAAGACCCAGAATTTCCAACATCTTAAATTCAGGAAAAAGCATTTTACACCATTTTAAACAAAGTTGAGCCTGTGAAAGTTGATTAATTAAAGAACTGTATTTTGATTTCTAAATAACAATCAATCATGATGTCTAGGTGATTTCCAATTCACAGAATATTTTCCCTGAACAGTGTCGGCTGATAACGAATAAAGAAATTACATCCTTTcaaagtaaaagaaagaaaagaataacaTAAAGTGGAAGAAAAGGAACAGACAAACTCAGTGGAACAAAGAGCATTAGAGAAAGATAAAGTTACATTCATTTTGTCTCAAAATCTTATAAAAGATTCATGGTAATGATGAACAGTGTGGAAATTTCTCTGAAACAAAAAGATATTCCCTTTTGCTCTGATTTCTGTTTTGCTTTGTGCTCCATTGCTTTACACTGACGCTAGTATAATTTCAACGCAAGAGACAACCCACAATCATACCAACAATACACTTTCTGCCTTCTCAGTCTGTACAATCACCTTCTGCCCTACTTATCTTTTCTTCCACCTGCACATGTTACCGTCCCTGTCAAACCCCCAAAATTATTAGTCTTGAGGCCTGATTAGATTAAATTAACTAATCGTTTTTCAAAaacattattgataaatttacaaacaaaatCTGCATATGGTTACAAGATAATTGCATTGCATTTATAGTCTAGTGGCTCATTATTGGACTGTATTCTCTCTGGACCCCATTCATAATGCCTCTTGTATGGCCTTCTTTCATGTGAAGAGTCGGTCAGTTCACCGGTTAGGCAACATCGTTTTCACGTCAACCACAGATCATTCCATTACTTACTGATAATGCATAAATGTGttgggtttttttaaatatttcttctacataatatatatttatatatcctgAAAGAAATGTTGTAACTGGACCCAATATATTGATGGAAAGATGCATCGTGTAAGTAGCTAGTTGACGAATTCATAAAGTTTAGAGTAAGTCATGGCACGTGGCTGTCTATATCATCATATTTGTTGAAGAGGGAAATCTGCTAGATGATTTAAAGTTTGCATAATTTCGTCTGCCTCTTTATAGGGATCAAAACTGCGTTAGAATGATAAGTATTTGCATAGACTATCCAACTAAATAAGCAAATTACAAGAAATTCAAGCCTTAGTTGATCTCCCTTTTTGCAAACTTTCTCAGCGATTACAAAGACTAATGAAAGGACCATATATGAGAATTCAGATCATTTAGTTCTGCAAAgacattttaatttgatttgacaaGTGATTGTTGGgaagatttgatttttatttatattacattgtaaattataaaatacaatagTTCCTATTAACAGGTAGCTTAGTTTTCAGCACAATATTATTGATCATCGAAGATGGATAGGTCCCTGTTAGAAAAGTAATGGAAGAGGCCTCTTTCTGCTATTGGTTTATATTGGAATCAAACCTTCAATGGATCAGCGGAGGAAGAAGGACCATACCAACTAGCTTTTGAACAGCTAGCAATGGTGAAAATGATTGACGCAACAGTACACCCAACAGATATTTTACACTAGAATTCTTCCTACCTTTCCATATTACTCTGGACCAACAGTGAGCCATGGCCCCCTGTCAAGGACCATTATTATAGACCATGGCCTATCGAGATGAGTAGTACAGCAGAATTTAGGATGAATAATTAATGTTTTACACAACAAACGAAAATCAGTAGACATTAGATTTAGCTACGTACATTAATTTTCTAAAGTTCAGTCAAAACTTGCCAATGCAAAGTAATTAGAAACTAATTCCTTCACATCGAAAAGCCAAAAACGTTATATCAATTGATAGAATTAGAGACTTTCTAACACTTGAGAAGGGTTAACTCTTTGGAGGATTCAGCACAGTCCATTTGCCAACTTGGCCTTCCAAGGGTAAACTCTAGATTAAGGAATTTGTCAGAAGATGCCAAGGAGTTAGAATCAAACCTCTCCACCACTCTATGATCAGCCACATGGAGGGCTGCCTTGCGTCCGTCCGCCTACAGAAATGTTACagtatatcatataattaattacatattcaataatttttttcagccgtataaatttataatcattaaatcatacCTTACTATCAATCGCCTTGAAAGGAGAATATGTCAAAGCATTTACATTGTCTGATATACTCCTCTCGTCTGACTCCATTGATGCCACTGACACTCTGAtcaagtaaatatttaattagtaaaacgTCAAAATTTCTAGTCCGACAAGATATTAAAGCACCACTATTCAAAGCTACAATAGTGCTGATACGTATAAGAATCTACTTCTTCAGTGTGCTATGATATATATCAGATTCAGAAACAATTCTTCTTTCAGTAAAACAAAAAGCATGAAAAATAATGTAGCTGCATGTTCagtatattaaataaatatatcctTTTGGAGGTAATGTTCACCCACAGCCATAGCTTAACTGAATTCATCCAATAATGAAACTATTAATTTCTTAATCATCCAATATGCTAATGGcaccaaaattttcattcaGATTTGCCACAGTATTGAGATTTGCACAAAAAGCATTGACTTTTGTGACATATTGGGAGCAACGAGTTCAAGATCAAACTATGAGAGGCGTTAAACCCTTCTTGGAAGCCACACTTGACATTTTCATTCAACCTACGAACCCTAGGTCATGTCTTTCAAGACCAATGTACGAATTTACATCAATGAAATCAATTTATACCAAAAAAGAGGGTAACAATAACAAACACAGTTTTGTGCATGCGTGCTTATGTGTTTGCACTGAGTTAATTAATGAGCTCCGTTATTTGTCTTTTGTTCTGTAATGAGGAAATGTACCTTTGGCGTTTTTGCTGTGTTCCCTGTGAAGATGCTAGTACTGGGTTGTGAGAAGAAGGGTTGGTATCAGTCTTTCCACAAGATAATCCTCCATCTACATGATCAACAACTGCCGATCTTTGGTTTAAACCAGTATCTACCTGCCCTTGACCTGCAACATGCATAATACATAGAGCCATTGCACTCGTATCAGACACCAAGCAAAATAATTCATCAACAGTGATTCTAATGATAAGTTTTATGTCACACTGGGATCATCGAGATCCCAAACAAAGAGAATAATAGAGGAGCTACAAAATTTGGAGTTCATTGAGGGACAATCCAATTACCTGATCTCTTGTCAGTGCTCTTCACTGTTCTATACATCTGCATGAACACCCACAcagagaaaatgagaaaaagtcCATAATGCTAAGATTACCTCTAGATGCCATTTTGTCCTTACCCTTGTTCTCCACCTTGCTACAATTTAATCATACCAAATACAAAAATAGAATACGATAAAGGTGCAAAAACAACTATAAGAATAGCAATAAAATCTATCTCATACATAAGTTCAAATTTAGGGAGAGTGAAAACAGTAACCCCACCTGCAAATGACTCTTCACGTGAGCTAGGGTTAGATCCTTCACATTCATCAACTCTAAGACAGATTTTGGAGTTGCTCCTGTGACATTTTTCAGCAAAATAAGTAACCGAACTATGTCAATCTCTCCAACAAAAATAACTACGATTGTATTGCATAGGAAAAACGCAATGTTGAAATAAGCATGAAATATGGAACAGATTGATGCAAAATATTCTTTCTTGTTGTTATGTATTACTTTCATGGCCTCCAAGAAGCTGGACCGCATGAACAAAATGGGCATGTAGGGTTGTCGTCCATCTCATTCTGGGAGCTCTAATGCTTCTTTTCAGTCCAGTAGTCACTCTCGCATTCCTCTTGAACTCACGGCCATAGATTTGAGGTTGATATTGCTGATGATGATCAAGGTTTCTTGGTAGTTGTAGTGAGGGAGGAGGAGCTAAATCAACCATTTCGAATCCTAAGCTCAACGTTGGTTCACAAGGGCCGAGATTACAAGTGCTTCTGTCTGGATTAAAGAAGCCATTTTCATG
This is a stretch of genomic DNA from Mangifera indica cultivar Alphonso chromosome 11, CATAS_Mindica_2.1, whole genome shotgun sequence. It encodes these proteins:
- the LOC123229236 gene encoding probable transcription factor KAN4, coding for MFSRLNPMMRTGTSLPDLSLQISPPSAPDCETKELGFDGLPRNALYSDGSSATDSGSSGSDLSHENGFFNPDRSTCNLGPCEPTLSLGFEMVDLAPPPSLQLPRNLDHHQQYQPQIYGREFKRNARVTTGLKRSIRAPRMRWTTTLHAHFVHAVQLLGGHERATPKSVLELMNVKDLTLAHVKSHLQMYRTVKSTDKRSGQGQVDTGLNQRSAVVDHVDGGLSCGKTDTNPSSHNPVLASSQGTQQKRQRVSVASMESDERSISDNVNALTYSPFKAIDSKADGRKAALHVADHRVVERFDSNSLASSDKFLNLEFTLGRPSWQMDCAESSKELTLLKC